CCGCCTGGATCACGAACGGCCAGACGACGCTCGAGGACTACACCGACATCGAGACGGTGACGCTCCTGTTGGCGTTCATCCTCAACATTCTGTCGGCGCTCGTACCCGCCGTTTCGTACGCCGTCGACTCAATGTGGTATCTCGGCTGGTTCATCGTCCTGCTGAACGCCGCCGCGTTCTACCTGATCGCCTACAAGTAACCTCGAGGCTCAATTCATGCAACTCACGAAATTCAACGGTACGAAAGCGGAGTGGTACGATTCGACGATCACCGGCTACATCATCACGGCCTCGGCGCTCTCGATCGCGCTTACCGGGGTGATGGCTGCGGGGGTGGTCTGAGTGCGGCCCACTCCCACGGCTGGCCGATTCCTCTCGGTAGTGGTCGTCGTGCTCGCGCTCGGCGCTGGCCTCCTGGTCGGCCTCGGCGCCGCGGACACGAGCGAGCTCCTGAACGAAACCGTCGAGGTCGACAACAACTCCGATCCGGTGACGATCGCCGTCGAGTTCTCCGATGACTTCAACGATTCGTCGACGGACGTCGCAAGCGTTGAGGCGACGTTCTACAACGAAACCGAGTTCAACGACTCGGGAACGAACGCCACGGTGCTGCACACGGTCACCATCGAAGGCAAAGAGACCGAGCGCATCGTCCAGGATGTCTACTTCGAGGATCACGCGAACCTCGAGTACAACGAGACGACGCGCCTGGTGGTCGAAGGTGACGCCGAAAAGGTCGAGACCGTCGAAATCGAGGGCGGGCTGATCGGCGGTGTGATCGCCTACGGTGACGCCCAACCCGGCTTCGGCGTCGGGGTTGCTGTCCTCGCGCTGGCTTTCGCTGGCGTGGCGGCACGCGCTCGAGGAGGTGACTAATGTCGTCAGCCCAAAGCCCATCGCCAGGAGATCCTCCGACGTACCATCACGGGATCACGCTCACCCGGCGCCGGACGCTCCAGGCGATCGGCGCGGCTGCGATCGCGGGGACGGCCTCGAGCGGAACGGTCGCTGCTGACAATGGCCTCGTCGATGGCCTCAAGGAGGCTATCGGCGGTGTCATCGACAAGACCCACTGGACGATGGCGGTCTTCGCGATGCCTGTCTTCGTCGGCCTCGTCGGAGGCACCTGGTATCGCAACGCGATGAACGAAGACCCAACGTCCGACCGCGTGCAGCTGCACCAACTCGTAACCAACGAGGCGGCCTGGATGAACAACCACTCGGTAAACTTCGGTAACTACCTGAACGACACTCGCCCTATCGCCTCGCTCGAGGCGCGTCACGGGATGGCGTCTGAATGGGAACTCGGAAACGGCTCGAGCAAAGGTTACGACACTGCGCTCTCGCGCATTCGCCAGTACTACTGCGTTCCTGAGTTCAACCATCTGCACGTCTCTAACAAGGCGCTGCTGCAACTGTCCTATATCGCTGGCGCTGGTCAGAACACGGACCCGGCGTACAACATTCAGACGATCGGCGAGCGCGTGTCGGACGGCTCGAACGTCATCGTTCGCATCTCGGATGCTCGAGAGCAGACGAAACCTGTGCTGCACGAGGGAACGGTCGTCGATGAAAACGCTCTCGACAATGTCGATAACCTCGATGGCGACGACGGGCGTTTCATCACGCCTGTTTTCGACTTCCTCGACGCATCCGATGAGACGCTGATCGGCTCGAAGGCACTCGGCCCGGACGAACTCGACGCCTGGGACTCGGATCACCAACTCTCCGTTCGTGGCGACGGTCACACGGGCGCGACAACGTTCGTGCTCGAGGACGGTACGGAGGTGCTGACGGACCTCCGACTCACTACGCAAAACGTGAGCGACGACGGTGGCGACCTCAATTCGACGGACTCGCTGCTCGCGTTCGATGGGCGGGAGTTCTTCGAGATTCTCGAGGAGGTTCGAACGCTCTCGGACGACGTAGTGGCTTGGTATGACCAGTCGTTCGTCGAGGATATTTATGCTGAACTCGACGCAGGGAATATCACGCCCGAGCAGGTTCGATCGCCTGAAGGGATGGCTCGGTTCCTATCGGGAACTGACGATCCTACTGATGAACGCTTCCAAATATCGTGGATGCAACAATTCGGGTTCGAGCGGCCTGATCTCCGACTCGTGCGTGGCATGAGGGTAAACTGGACCGGCGCAACGGACACCTGGATCGACCCCGACCCGAACCTCGACGATCGTCACGCTTACCCTGACGAGTACGTCGACGGCGAAACGTACAATGGTATGTTGTTCGGTACGGAGGATGTCGATTTCAAAAGCGGGAATCGGTACGCTGTGGGGTCTGAACGCTTCTCGAGGAGCGACGGGGGCCTGGCAGTTATCGACCAGATGGGCGACCCTGTACGCTACCATTCTCCTTCTGGCCGGGTGTTCGGCTCTCCCGAGCACAATATCGCAATCGGTGAATCTGGCGGTGACGTTGAGGCGATGAACACGACAGATGGGTCAGTCGCCTGGACGGGCTCGTACACTCACAACGGTTACAACCGTTGGGCTGGCCTGAGCAAGAACCAGGACGTGTTCGTTGTCGTCGATAGCCCTTCGGGCAGCGACCCGGCACCGGCAAAAACGTTCGACGTAGAAACTGGGGATGTCCTGTGGTCGAGTACGCTGGCAGACCAAGGTCGGCAACTCTCGGTTACGGAGAATTACTTGGCCCATCTCGGAACGTCATCGACGGACGGGCTGTGTATCTACGACCTCTACACCGGGACCGAGTACGTCGCTGAGTCGGGGGATTTCTACGATAATCTCCATGCTGCTGCGGAAACTGGTTCGGTCGTCGCCTCGGGTTGGGACGGGACGTACAAAGCCTACGATACCGACACCTGGGAGGTCCTATGGACCGGTTCGCATTCGCCGAATCATGCCATCGGACACGACGGGGTGTTGTATCTGGCGAACGGAACAACGCTGACTGCTCTCGAGGCAGATACTGGTACGGAGATGTGGACGTACACGGCCTCGGATTCGATCGTTTCGCTGAACGTTGCGCAGTCGGCTGACCACCTCGTATTAGGGGCGAGCGGAACTGTACGTGTGTCGTTCGATGGCGACGAGCTCGCCACTGTGGGCGGCCTGTCTCCGTACTGGCTCCGCCTCCCCAATGAATCACTCGACGGTGTGGCCGCTCGAGCGATCATGTTCGACGAGTCGACCCGTGACGAGGACGGCGAGGTGATCGAGCAAGGGCAAGGACAGGTCGACCTTTGGGACGGCGTGCTCGAGGTTGTCGAGATGTGGGACGCCGAAGGCGCCGATATCACACACGTCGACGATGGCACGATTTCGGACATTGAGGCGCTTGAAGGGACGCCGGACTCGATCGACACAATCGTCGAGGAGATGGACGAGTTCGATAGTGTCGATGATATTCGCTACACGCGTGACGTGCTGGCGATTATCGAGCACTACGAAGTCGATGCCACGGTCGGAAACGACGGCGATGCTGACGTACAAACGACTGAACCGGATTACACTGACCAGGACTACGACGCGGTAACGTCTGCTGAGTTCGCTGAGGCGATGGCTGAACTCGAGGAGTTGATCGCTCAACTCGAGAGCGAGAACGAGGAGACGAGCTCGAGCACCGAAGACGACGAGCCGCTGTTCGGCGGGCTGTTCGGAAGCTTCGACGGCGGCAGCGGAACCCTGCTCGGGTTCGGGCTCATCGCGGCGGTGGTCCTGGCGGTCGTCGGGATCGTGACCGACCTCCTCCCCTGGACGAGATAATCATGAAACGGATTTTCATTTTCACGATTGTGGTAGTGGTATCGCTCGCGATGGGCATGGGCAATATGGGCGCGCTCGCGCAAGAAAACGCCACGAACGAGACTGCCACCGAGGACGGCATCGAGGCCGGTGAAGACTACGAGCGGGCGATCGACGCCGAAACGCGAATCGTCGATTGGTCCTATTCGAGCGGTCGGTTCACCCTGACGATCGAGGCCGACGAACGGCGACGTATCTCTATGACCGAAGCCGGCACCTTCGAGGAGGGAACGACGTCGTTCAACTACGACGAGGTGCGCCTCGAGGAGGGAACGAACACGGTGACGTTCGCCGTAGCTGACCGCCAGGGCGCCGCGGTCGCCATTGCCACCAGGCAATCACTCGCGCAGGGGAGCGGCGCGATCGTCTCGACGGGAATGGTGGAACAGAACCCGTTCCGTCACTTCGGAGGTGAGAGCGGCCTGTTTTCGGGCGTCATCATGACGACGGCGCTCGCAGGTATTGGCGCGGCGTACGTCGTCCGCTCCGAGGAAAGCGGGGTGGTGCAGGCATGACTGAAACCAGCGGAACGTTCTCGAGCTGGTCCGACCGAGTGACCTACTTGCTGGCCGAGAGCCAGCTAATCGTTCTCGGGATCATGGTCTCGCTCGGCGCCGCGCTCATTTGGATTCGACCGAGTGTCCCCGGTATCCCGCCGATCGTCTTCGGCTGGTTTGCCGCGCTGTTACTCCTGGGGCCGCCGCTACTTGCGGTATTCGTCACGGGTGCGCGGAAGCTCCGAAACCGCCACATGATTCCCGTGCACCACATCAACGGCGTCGAGGACGTCCGCGAGAAGTACTACGTCGAACCCGAGGTGTGGGCGAACAAGACCGTCGAAGGACCGTCGCCGTACCAATGCAACGACAACGAGGCTTTCGAGGTTCGCGAGTTCGAGTGGCTCGAGGACACAGAGGACCTCATCGTCACCGGCTGTTACCAGTCGAATATGGCCGACTCGAAGCTCGTGACGCTGAAGGCGATGCT
This region of Natronosalvus halobius genomic DNA includes:
- a CDS encoding PQQ-binding-like beta-propeller repeat protein; the encoded protein is MSSAQSPSPGDPPTYHHGITLTRRRTLQAIGAAAIAGTASSGTVAADNGLVDGLKEAIGGVIDKTHWTMAVFAMPVFVGLVGGTWYRNAMNEDPTSDRVQLHQLVTNEAAWMNNHSVNFGNYLNDTRPIASLEARHGMASEWELGNGSSKGYDTALSRIRQYYCVPEFNHLHVSNKALLQLSYIAGAGQNTDPAYNIQTIGERVSDGSNVIVRISDAREQTKPVLHEGTVVDENALDNVDNLDGDDGRFITPVFDFLDASDETLIGSKALGPDELDAWDSDHQLSVRGDGHTGATTFVLEDGTEVLTDLRLTTQNVSDDGGDLNSTDSLLAFDGREFFEILEEVRTLSDDVVAWYDQSFVEDIYAELDAGNITPEQVRSPEGMARFLSGTDDPTDERFQISWMQQFGFERPDLRLVRGMRVNWTGATDTWIDPDPNLDDRHAYPDEYVDGETYNGMLFGTEDVDFKSGNRYAVGSERFSRSDGGLAVIDQMGDPVRYHSPSGRVFGSPEHNIAIGESGGDVEAMNTTDGSVAWTGSYTHNGYNRWAGLSKNQDVFVVVDSPSGSDPAPAKTFDVETGDVLWSSTLADQGRQLSVTENYLAHLGTSSTDGLCIYDLYTGTEYVAESGDFYDNLHAAAETGSVVASGWDGTYKAYDTDTWEVLWTGSHSPNHAIGHDGVLYLANGTTLTALEADTGTEMWTYTASDSIVSLNVAQSADHLVLGASGTVRVSFDGDELATVGGLSPYWLRLPNESLDGVAARAIMFDESTRDEDGEVIEQGQGQVDLWDGVLEVVEMWDAEGADITHVDDGTISDIEALEGTPDSIDTIVEEMDEFDSVDDIRYTRDVLAIIEHYEVDATVGNDGDADVQTTEPDYTDQDYDAVTSAEFAEAMAELEELIAQLESENEETSSSTEDDEPLFGGLFGSFDGGSGTLLGFGLIAAVVLAVVGIVTDLLPWTR